One Labilithrix sp. DNA window includes the following coding sequences:
- the speA gene encoding biosynthetic arginine decarboxylase: protein MLEDQSGTLPTAERSWSVDDAAALYNVDRWGGDYFEVSPNGKMIVTPLGSRGGRIAILDVVEAAMRDEGLKAPLIIRFQDILHHRVRVLNEAFSKAIAGSKYRGQYRGVFPVKVNQLREVCEEIVEAGRPWHYGIEVGSKPEIFAGLALHTDNESLIICNGYKDDGYIRAALLGTKLGKKVILIAEKLSEVKAIVRIAGEMNVVPEIGMRIKLASRGAGKWAESSGEKAKFGLSTGEILEAAKILTDAGMTRSFKLLHFHVGSQIPDILIIKRAVREAARYYSKLRRAGHPIEYLDVGGGLAVDYDGSRSTFHGSMNYSLEEYARDIVGNIADICDEERVPHPHIVSESGRAIVAQHSLLVIEAFGAIERSTAAERLPTPSLTEHKLIKSLGDIVAHIDERGLVESWHDLQETKEEAQKMFELGLLELDVKANVEAEFWRVAKRIHEASKTIDPAEFPDDLRGLASELWTQHICNFSVFQSLLDHWSFGALFPVVPIHRLDERPEVEGILVDITCDSDGKISKFIDKKEEYVDALPLHRIGDAPYYLGVFLTGAYQDIMGDIHNLFGRVNEVHVFLDDDEECGYYLEETINASTIGDVLQMTQYDARDLAGKMKGQVDAAIKQDRLKPTEGMRLLAEYERGLREHTYLSF from the coding sequence ATCCTCGAGGACCAGTCCGGGACTCTTCCCACCGCCGAGCGCTCGTGGAGCGTCGATGATGCCGCCGCGCTCTACAACGTCGATCGTTGGGGCGGCGACTACTTCGAGGTCTCGCCCAACGGCAAGATGATCGTCACGCCGCTCGGATCGCGCGGCGGTCGCATCGCGATCCTCGACGTCGTCGAAGCGGCGATGCGCGACGAAGGCCTCAAGGCCCCGCTCATCATCCGCTTCCAGGACATCCTCCATCACCGCGTCCGCGTGTTGAACGAGGCGTTCTCGAAGGCGATCGCGGGCAGCAAGTACCGCGGCCAGTACCGCGGTGTGTTCCCGGTGAAGGTGAACCAGCTGCGCGAGGTCTGCGAGGAGATCGTCGAGGCCGGCCGCCCCTGGCACTACGGCATCGAGGTCGGATCGAAGCCGGAGATCTTCGCCGGCCTCGCGCTCCACACCGACAACGAGTCGCTCATCATCTGCAACGGCTACAAGGACGACGGCTACATCCGCGCGGCGCTGCTCGGCACGAAGCTGGGCAAGAAGGTGATCCTCATCGCGGAGAAGCTCTCCGAGGTGAAGGCGATCGTCCGCATCGCGGGCGAGATGAACGTCGTCCCCGAGATCGGGATGCGCATCAAGCTCGCGTCGCGCGGCGCGGGCAAGTGGGCGGAGTCGTCGGGCGAGAAGGCGAAGTTCGGCCTCTCGACCGGCGAGATCCTCGAGGCGGCGAAGATCCTGACCGACGCGGGGATGACGCGCTCGTTCAAGCTCCTCCACTTCCACGTCGGCTCGCAGATCCCGGACATCCTCATCATCAAGCGCGCCGTGCGCGAGGCCGCGCGCTACTACTCGAAGCTCCGCCGCGCGGGCCACCCGATCGAGTACCTCGACGTCGGCGGCGGCCTCGCGGTCGACTACGACGGCTCGCGCTCGACCTTCCACGGGTCGATGAACTACTCGCTCGAGGAGTACGCGCGCGACATCGTCGGCAACATCGCGGACATCTGCGACGAGGAGCGCGTCCCGCACCCGCACATCGTCTCGGAGTCGGGGCGCGCGATCGTGGCGCAGCACTCGCTCCTCGTCATCGAGGCCTTCGGCGCGATCGAGCGCTCGACCGCGGCGGAGCGTCTCCCCACGCCGTCGCTCACCGAGCACAAGCTGATCAAGTCGCTCGGCGACATCGTCGCGCACATCGACGAGCGCGGCCTCGTCGAGTCGTGGCACGACCTCCAGGAGACGAAGGAGGAGGCGCAGAAGATGTTCGAGCTCGGGCTCCTCGAGCTCGACGTGAAGGCGAACGTCGAGGCGGAGTTCTGGCGCGTCGCGAAGCGCATCCACGAGGCGTCGAAGACGATCGATCCGGCCGAGTTCCCCGACGACCTCCGCGGCCTCGCGAGCGAGCTCTGGACGCAGCACATCTGCAACTTCTCCGTCTTCCAGTCGCTCCTCGATCACTGGTCGTTCGGCGCGCTCTTCCCGGTCGTCCCCATCCACCGCCTCGACGAGCGCCCGGAGGTCGAGGGCATCCTCGTCGACATCACGTGCGACTCGGACGGGAAGATCTCCAAGTTCATCGACAAGAAGGAGGAGTACGTCGACGCGCTGCCCCTCCACCGCATCGGCGACGCCCCGTACTACCTCGGCGTGTTCCTGACCGGCGCGTACCAGGACATCATGGGCGACATCCACAACCTCTTCGGCCGCGTGAACGAGGTCCACGTCTTCCTCGATGACGACGAAGAGTGCGGCTACTACCTCGAGGAGACGATCAACGCCTCGACCATCGGCGACGTGCTGCAGATGACCCAATACGACGCCCGCGATCTCGCCGGCAAGATGAAGGGCCAGGTCGACGCCGCGATCAAACAAGACCGCCTCAAGCCAACCGAAGGCATGCGCCTCCTAGCCGAATACGAACGCGGCCTCCGCGAGCACACGTACCTGTCTTTTTAG
- a CDS encoding DUF4266 domain-containing protein: MTHRRFLLALVSLAALAQTACTHVQPWQRGKLAHRTMSIDVAGPAAEHVYAVQEGAVGGGAAAESGCGCN, encoded by the coding sequence ATGACCCACCGACGCTTCCTTCTCGCTCTCGTCTCCTTGGCCGCGCTCGCCCAGACCGCGTGCACGCACGTGCAGCCGTGGCAACGTGGAAAGCTCGCCCACCGCACGATGAGCATCGACGTCGCCGGCCCCGCGGCCGAGCACGTCTACGCCGTGCAAGAAGGCGCGGTCGGCGGCGGGGCAGCGGCCGAGAGCGGGTGCGGCTGCAACTGA
- a CDS encoding zf-HC2 domain-containing protein, with the protein MKIVDLHPDDLLDKEARGELSDAERELLEAHLARCETCRFERDARADFADELGAEEEELSSQRLVALMEGAHEAATHEAATASREGDDAHREAATASREGRGAAHREGATTSREGRGGAHREGATCDGEGVARGSMRPVRTRRGVRVALLAAAALFVGTAATAGAGGRVWTSVASVLHLTSDERSHVAPPPPPPVVVTATAAAPPVATAPPVVTAPPVVMAPPVEEPPATVTTATATVTTAAHASAVPSESAALLFDEASRARSAGDYGRAIALHRKLEASYPASREAHVSYATVGRLLLDRGDAAGALASFQAYDARGPGPMDEAVLVGTATALERLGRDAEARATWAKLITSFPDTPYREHAAARLAREGR; encoded by the coding sequence ATGAAGATCGTCGACCTGCATCCGGATGACCTCCTCGACAAGGAGGCGCGCGGCGAGCTCAGCGACGCGGAGCGCGAGCTCCTCGAGGCGCACCTCGCGCGCTGCGAGACGTGCCGCTTCGAGCGCGACGCCCGCGCCGACTTCGCCGACGAGCTCGGCGCCGAGGAAGAGGAGCTCTCCTCACAACGCCTCGTCGCCCTGATGGAAGGCGCACACGAAGCCGCAACACACGAGGCCGCAACGGCTTCGCGCGAGGGCGACGATGCACACCGCGAGGCCGCGACGGCTTCGCGCGAGGGGCGCGGCGCGGCGCATCGCGAGGGCGCGACCACCTCGCGTGAGGGGCGCGGCGGGGCGCATCGCGAGGGCGCGACGTGCGACGGAGAGGGGGTGGCGCGTGGGTCGATGCGGCCGGTGCGGACGCGGCGGGGGGTTCGCGTCGCGTTGCTTGCGGCGGCGGCGTTGTTTGTCGGGACGGCTGCGACTGCGGGAGCTGGCGGGCGCGTGTGGACGAGCGTGGCGTCGGTGCTCCATCTCACGTCGGACGAGCGCTCGCACGTGGCGCCGCCTCCGCCTCCTCCCGTCGTCGTGACGGCGACCGCGGCCGCGCCACCGGTCGCGACGGCGCCGCCGGTCGTGACGGCGCCGCCGGTCGTGATGGCGCCGCCGGTCGAGGAGCCGCCCGCGACGGTGACGACGGCGACCGCGACGGTGACGACGGCGGCGCATGCGAGCGCGGTGCCGAGCGAGTCCGCGGCGCTTCTCTTCGATGAGGCGAGCCGCGCGCGGAGCGCTGGCGACTACGGCCGCGCGATCGCGCTGCATCGCAAGCTCGAGGCGTCGTACCCCGCGAGCCGAGAGGCGCATGTCTCGTACGCGACGGTGGGGCGGCTCTTGCTCGATCGCGGAGACGCCGCGGGCGCGCTCGCGAGCTTCCAGGCCTACGACGCGCGCGGACCCGGCCCGATGGACGAGGCCGTGCTCGTCGGCACCGCGACCGCGCTCGAGCGCCTCGGCCGCGACGCGGAGGCCCGCGCGACGTGGGCGAAGCTGATCACGAGCTTCCCCGACACCCCGTACCGCGAGCACGCCGCCGCGCGCCTCGCACGCGAGGGGCGCTGA
- a CDS encoding MBL fold metallo-hydrolase — translation MLRPRDLGRGVELFAARTPTLLPATHTNSYAIGRQDVVLVEPSTPYEDEQREWLAWARELASTGRRLVAIVATHHHPDHVGGAALLAKELGLPIWAHALTAARIDVPVARHLDDGDAVIDGWQALHTPGHAPGHVCLFDPASRYAIVGDMIASVGTILVAPGDGDMQVYLEQLARLAKLDAFVALPAHGDPVDAPTATFERYISHRLMREAKILGALGRAGEATSDELVPLAYDDAPPAVWPIAKLSIDAHLEKVLREGKVARAERDGAFRVVG, via the coding sequence ATGTTGCGTCCGCGCGATCTCGGTCGAGGCGTCGAGCTCTTCGCCGCGCGGACGCCCACGCTCCTGCCGGCCACGCATACGAACAGCTATGCGATCGGCCGGCAGGACGTCGTGCTCGTCGAGCCTTCGACGCCGTACGAAGACGAGCAGCGCGAGTGGCTCGCGTGGGCGCGCGAGCTCGCGTCGACCGGCCGCCGCCTCGTCGCGATCGTCGCGACGCATCACCACCCCGATCACGTCGGCGGCGCGGCCCTCCTCGCGAAGGAGCTCGGCCTCCCGATCTGGGCCCACGCGCTCACCGCCGCGCGCATCGACGTGCCGGTCGCGCGCCACCTCGACGACGGCGACGCCGTCATCGACGGCTGGCAGGCGCTCCACACGCCGGGCCACGCGCCCGGCCACGTGTGCCTCTTCGATCCGGCCTCGCGCTACGCGATCGTGGGCGACATGATCGCGAGCGTCGGCACGATCCTCGTCGCGCCGGGGGACGGCGACATGCAGGTCTACCTCGAGCAGCTCGCGCGCCTCGCGAAGCTCGACGCGTTCGTCGCGCTCCCGGCGCACGGCGATCCGGTCGACGCCCCGACCGCGACGTTCGAGCGCTACATCTCCCACCGGCTCATGCGCGAGGCGAAGATCCTCGGCGCGCTCGGGCGCGCGGGCGAGGCGACCTCGGACGAGCTCGTGCCGCTCGCGTACGACGACGCCCCCCCCGCCGTCTGGCCGATCGCCAAGCTCAGCATCGACGCGCATCTCGAGAAGGTGCTCCGCGAGGGCAAGGTCGCGCGCGCGGAGCGGGATGGCGCGTTCCGCGTGGTAGGCTGA
- a CDS encoding DUF3570 domain-containing protein, protein MLRRFVVFATLLVLAAVAGPAHADGTSARIATEVAGYTDTVGVSVFTPSVSGVVENPLAGWAASGRYLVDVVSAASPDIVSTASPRWTEVRNAGSIGARYKPSWWGVGIGASTSYTPDYLALGANVQLTQELDDKHITLVEGYSFGRDTIGRAGTSFDTFSYDLTTHGTTLGASRIINESTVIGIYADGIFERGNQSKPYRYIPMFAPEIAPIIPRGATAFSVADARITAKPIENLPRGRDRFAVTGRLGWRTDRTTVRLDQRLYGDNWSLLASTTDFRWFVDVAERITVWPHLRVHVQSGVDFWRRAYSATSLADIPLFRTGDRELGPLSNFGAGGGVRFALGRSGAKEDFVLGFSADGTWTSFTDAIYVKNRFSGLAATTVEVGF, encoded by the coding sequence ATGCTCCGGCGCTTCGTCGTCTTCGCCACGCTCCTCGTGCTCGCCGCCGTAGCGGGGCCGGCGCACGCCGACGGCACGAGCGCGCGTATCGCGACGGAGGTCGCCGGCTACACCGACACCGTCGGCGTCTCGGTCTTCACGCCGAGCGTGAGCGGCGTCGTCGAGAACCCGCTCGCGGGCTGGGCGGCGAGCGGCCGCTACCTCGTCGACGTCGTCTCGGCCGCGTCGCCCGACATCGTGTCGACGGCGTCCCCGCGCTGGACCGAGGTCCGCAACGCGGGCAGCATCGGCGCGCGCTACAAACCGAGCTGGTGGGGCGTCGGCATCGGCGCGAGCACCTCGTACACGCCGGACTACCTCGCGCTCGGCGCGAACGTGCAGCTCACGCAGGAGCTCGACGACAAACACATCACGCTGGTCGAAGGCTACTCGTTCGGCCGCGACACGATCGGCCGCGCGGGCACGTCGTTCGACACGTTCTCGTACGACCTCACGACGCACGGCACGACCCTCGGCGCCTCGCGCATCATCAACGAGTCGACCGTGATCGGCATCTACGCCGACGGCATCTTCGAGCGCGGCAACCAGTCGAAGCCGTACCGCTACATCCCGATGTTCGCGCCGGAGATCGCGCCGATCATCCCGCGCGGCGCGACCGCGTTCTCGGTCGCGGACGCGCGCATCACCGCGAAGCCGATCGAGAACCTCCCGCGCGGTCGCGATCGCTTCGCGGTGACGGGGCGGCTCGGCTGGCGCACCGACCGCACGACGGTGCGCCTCGATCAGCGCCTCTACGGAGACAACTGGTCGCTCCTCGCCTCGACGACGGACTTCCGCTGGTTCGTCGACGTCGCGGAGCGCATCACGGTGTGGCCGCACCTCCGTGTCCACGTCCAGAGCGGCGTCGACTTCTGGCGCCGCGCGTACTCCGCGACCTCGCTCGCCGACATCCCGCTGTTCCGCACCGGCGACCGCGAGCTCGGGCCGCTCTCGAACTTCGGCGCCGGCGGCGGCGTTCGCTTCGCGCTCGGTCGATCGGGCGCGAAGGAGGACTTCGTCCTCGGCTTCAGCGCCGACGGGACGTGGACGAGCTTCACCGACGCGATCTACGTGAAGAACCGCTTCAGCGGCCTCGCCGCGACGACGGTGGAGGTGGGGTTCTGA
- a CDS encoding beta-ketoacyl synthase — MYGWGVIAPGARNIDALEKLLRSGSTALKTASRPELGSGLFAVGDPDFVLDDYAGWIAERKGEAFAARLKKKMGDNVLFALGATVQAMRCEPRLEKIARALDDRCHVYVGSGVGDLPQSYAAVRSLDRATREWNHFWADPARCAARRAFEETGDAGGVAPPPNPTTLPVDSEARQDARVAWDAFWAARSSALSDFLVRLAAVENAAQAPEGQVASDKAHLDAIRRRVRALRALLDEVGCPPPPWTAVSPDLIWNIQNAPAAQITMLLDVHGAAWAPVGACSTFGVALKCGRDAILSGDAKMAIVGTTDPRPDPALVGAFHEARVMSATGAVNSPFTSLRGTHLSGGSCIWILADEEHMRAQGVTGEPVGGWVEGIALSSDAEHIITPSVSGPKRAISRAFEEAGVKPEDIAIADLHATGTPGDLNELSLVQDFVSAHTLITARKGQLGHGMANSGGWELTALALGLRAGEALSTDIDARAIHRDVRRPESIVAGMKPLTGERVGFKLMLGIGGITACVVMRSGS; from the coding sequence GTGTACGGGTGGGGCGTCATCGCGCCCGGCGCCCGGAACATCGACGCGCTGGAGAAGCTCCTGCGATCCGGCTCCACGGCGCTCAAGACCGCGAGCCGGCCCGAGCTCGGGAGCGGCCTCTTCGCGGTCGGCGATCCGGACTTCGTGCTCGACGACTACGCGGGCTGGATCGCCGAGCGGAAGGGCGAAGCGTTCGCCGCGCGCCTCAAGAAGAAGATGGGCGACAACGTCCTCTTCGCGCTCGGGGCCACCGTGCAGGCGATGCGCTGCGAGCCGAGGCTCGAGAAGATCGCGCGCGCGCTCGACGATCGCTGCCACGTCTACGTCGGCTCCGGCGTCGGCGACCTCCCCCAGAGCTACGCCGCCGTGCGCTCGCTCGACCGCGCGACGCGGGAGTGGAACCACTTCTGGGCCGACCCCGCGCGCTGCGCGGCGCGGAGGGCCTTCGAGGAGACGGGCGACGCGGGCGGCGTGGCTCCGCCGCCGAACCCGACCACGCTCCCGGTCGACAGCGAGGCGCGCCAGGACGCGCGCGTCGCGTGGGACGCGTTCTGGGCCGCGCGATCGAGCGCGCTCTCGGACTTCCTCGTCCGCCTCGCCGCGGTCGAGAACGCCGCGCAGGCGCCGGAGGGCCAGGTCGCGTCCGACAAGGCGCACCTCGACGCGATCCGCCGGCGCGTCCGCGCGCTGCGCGCGCTCCTCGACGAGGTCGGCTGCCCGCCGCCGCCGTGGACCGCGGTGAGCCCGGACCTGATCTGGAACATCCAGAACGCCCCCGCCGCGCAGATCACGATGCTGCTCGACGTGCACGGCGCGGCGTGGGCCCCCGTCGGCGCGTGCTCCACCTTCGGCGTCGCGCTGAAGTGCGGGCGCGACGCGATCCTCTCCGGCGACGCGAAGATGGCGATCGTCGGCACGACCGATCCGCGCCCCGACCCCGCGCTCGTCGGCGCGTTCCACGAGGCGCGCGTCATGTCCGCGACCGGCGCGGTCAACTCGCCGTTCACGTCGCTCCGCGGCACCCACCTCTCCGGCGGCTCCTGCATCTGGATCCTCGCGGACGAGGAGCACATGCGCGCGCAAGGCGTCACCGGCGAGCCGGTCGGCGGCTGGGTCGAGGGCATCGCGCTCTCCTCCGACGCCGAGCACATCATCACGCCGTCGGTGTCGGGCCCGAAGCGCGCCATCTCGCGCGCCTTCGAGGAGGCAGGCGTGAAGCCGGAGGACATCGCGATCGCGGACCTCCACGCGACGGGGACGCCGGGCGACCTCAACGAGCTGTCGCTCGTGCAGGACTTCGTGAGCGCGCACACGCTCATCACCGCGCGCAAGGGGCAGCTCGGTCACGGCATGGCGAACTCGGGCGGCTGGGAGCTCACCGCCCTCGCGCTCGGTCTCCGCGCGGGCGAGGCGCTCTCGACCGACATCGACGCGCGCGCGATCCATCGCGACGTCCGCCGCCCCGAGTCGATCGTCGCCGGGATGAAGCCGCTCACCGGCGAGCGCGTCGGCTTCAAGCTGATGCTCGGCATCGGCGGCATCACCGCCTGCGTCGTGATGCGCTCCGGGAGCTGA
- a CDS encoding RNA polymerase sigma factor, producing the protein MEERASDLPSPLVLLAREAAAGDSAATSKLLRAIAPKLIAVVKAILGAGHADVDDAVQQTLIGFVQGLPAFRGDCDPTGYGRVIAVRTAVAIRKRARARDAKTDPAADADTMAGTASPREDTFARRRKAALRDLLAELPQEQGEAIAMRVVLGFSLEEIASQSGAPLNTVRSRLRLAKERLRARIESDPDLRETLEVQR; encoded by the coding sequence ATGGAGGAACGCGCTTCGGACCTGCCGTCTCCGCTGGTCTTGCTCGCGCGAGAGGCGGCCGCCGGCGACAGCGCGGCGACGTCGAAGCTCCTCCGCGCGATCGCGCCGAAGCTCATCGCGGTGGTGAAGGCGATCCTCGGTGCGGGCCACGCCGACGTCGACGACGCCGTGCAGCAGACGCTCATCGGCTTCGTGCAGGGCTTGCCCGCGTTCCGCGGCGACTGCGATCCGACGGGGTACGGCCGCGTCATCGCGGTCCGCACCGCGGTCGCGATCCGAAAGCGCGCGCGCGCCCGGGACGCGAAGACGGATCCGGCGGCCGACGCCGACACGATGGCGGGGACCGCGTCGCCGCGCGAGGACACCTTCGCGCGGCGGCGGAAGGCGGCCCTCCGCGACCTCCTCGCCGAGCTCCCGCAGGAGCAGGGCGAGGCCATCGCGATGCGGGTGGTCCTCGGTTTCTCGCTCGAGGAGATCGCGAGCCAGAGCGGAGCACCGCTGAACACGGTCCGCTCGCGCTTGCGCCTCGCAAAAGAGCGCCTTCGTGCTCGGATAGAGAGCGATCCCGACCTCCGTGAGACACTGGAGGTGCAGCGATGA
- a CDS encoding TetR/AcrR family transcriptional regulator: MPSKKQPPRKKPQQARAQQTVNAILEATVQVLEREGPEAATTTRIAEVAGVSVGTLYQYFSHRDAIFDALQEREFTKAIALTQEILSEDNLPKSPREVVCACVEGMLQLHSSYPGVHRVLAMEGLRTAKADRLQSFDLRIIGLVRHFLSATGASVRRKNVDAAAFIAFQCVRAVMLASLLETSPGLNDATMVEELVDLLMRYLVEEEATAVAPAPESAVKTAARA, translated from the coding sequence ATGCCGTCCAAGAAGCAGCCGCCCCGAAAAAAGCCGCAGCAGGCGCGCGCACAGCAGACGGTGAACGCCATTTTGGAGGCGACCGTTCAGGTTCTGGAGCGCGAAGGTCCCGAGGCCGCGACGACCACCCGCATCGCGGAGGTCGCCGGCGTGAGCGTCGGGACGCTCTATCAATATTTCTCCCATCGTGACGCGATCTTCGACGCGCTCCAGGAGCGCGAGTTCACGAAGGCGATCGCGCTCACGCAGGAGATCCTCAGCGAGGACAACCTGCCGAAATCCCCGCGCGAGGTCGTGTGCGCCTGCGTCGAGGGGATGCTCCAGCTCCACTCGAGCTATCCCGGTGTGCACCGCGTCCTCGCGATGGAGGGGCTCCGCACGGCGAAGGCGGACCGCCTTCAGTCGTTCGACCTTCGAATCATCGGACTGGTGCGCCACTTCCTCTCGGCCACCGGCGCGAGCGTCCGGCGCAAGAACGTCGACGCCGCCGCGTTCATCGCCTTCCAGTGCGTGCGCGCGGTCATGCTCGCGAGCTTGCTCGAGACCTCCCCCGGCCTCAACGACGCGACGATGGTCGAGGAGCTCGTCGACCTCCTCATGCGTTACCTCGTCGAAGAAGAGGCGACCGCGGTCGCCCCCGCGCCCGAGTCGGCGGTGAAGACCGCCGCGCGCGCGTAG
- a CDS encoding ferritin-like domain-containing protein, which translates to MYRLRRVSGDPLALTEEHEAIARPRKGAVDWDAFDRAAYRAEDLDAAARLWSARAVQEMASLAIFTELASKLHLLGAPLDWSGAFARMIADEVRHTDLCLRMCAALGRPAEPEIDPSALHLLRDTSPRAHVRQTIVAAFCIGESISGRMFRRALRVTDVPLAREVVGAIVVDETFHGELGWELGALLMRRDSPAFDEERDSLAARLPSLFRHYARLCGATRGPAWARSEPEVLAGPNFGTLSDAGYARAFFDGMEEDVVPGLVAIGLPEAEPAYASLLEATPRT; encoded by the coding sequence GTGTATCGCCTGAGGCGGGTCAGCGGCGACCCGCTCGCGCTCACGGAGGAGCACGAGGCGATCGCGCGTCCGCGCAAAGGAGCCGTCGACTGGGACGCCTTCGATCGCGCGGCGTACCGCGCCGAGGACCTCGACGCGGCGGCGCGGCTCTGGAGCGCCCGCGCGGTGCAAGAGATGGCGTCGCTCGCGATCTTCACCGAGCTCGCGAGCAAGCTCCACCTCCTCGGCGCGCCGCTCGACTGGTCGGGCGCGTTCGCGCGGATGATCGCGGACGAGGTCCGGCACACCGATCTCTGCCTCCGCATGTGCGCCGCGCTCGGGCGGCCGGCGGAGCCGGAGATCGATCCGAGCGCGCTCCACCTCCTCCGCGATACGTCGCCGCGCGCGCACGTCCGCCAGACGATCGTGGCCGCGTTCTGCATCGGCGAGTCGATCAGCGGGCGGATGTTCCGGCGCGCGCTCCGCGTCACAGACGTCCCGCTCGCGCGCGAGGTCGTCGGCGCGATCGTCGTCGACGAGACCTTCCACGGCGAGCTCGGCTGGGAGCTCGGGGCGCTCCTCATGCGCCGCGATAGTCCCGCCTTCGACGAAGAACGCGATTCGTTGGCGGCGCGCCTCCCGTCCCTCTTCCGTCACTACGCGCGCCTGTGCGGCGCGACGCGCGGACCGGCGTGGGCGCGGAGCGAGCCCGAGGTCCTCGCCGGACCGAACTTCGGCACGCTGAGCGACGCGGGCTACGCGCGCGCGTTCTTCGACGGGATGGAAGAGGACGTCGTGCCGGGCCTCGTCGCGATCGGCCTGCCCGAGGCCGAGCCCGCGTACGCGTCG
- a CDS encoding site-2 protease family protein yields MRDASLTTSEPPPAPSSEARPAWRLNLVLFLATVASVFVTGVVSFPSKPDDPMITRAALLHGAQFVGTVMTILVAHELGHYVTARIHKVDASLPFFIPLPLLSPFGTMGAVIRMRGVIPTRRALLDIGASGPLAGMAFAIPLYLYGVAHSEVVPANGEGMVELGESVMVRFLDHFFAPPVPEGMTVVYSPIAFGAWGGMFVTMINLLPVGQLDGGHVAYALFGPKQDRYAITVHRAMLVFFGVIVAGHVMRDVQAGRALTVPLLSQHVANALFWLVWFQVLGILGTLARPRRPEPEPQGDEGGGALGLLTVRTRIFATLGLVTLASIGRQQPSLLLLGGFVAGLGILIAMEVKGGVLRPHDLLVHPPTGPEGLDLPRKIVAIVSLVLFALLFMPEPFSL; encoded by the coding sequence ATGAGGGACGCGTCGTTGACGACGTCGGAGCCGCCGCCCGCGCCTTCGAGTGAAGCGCGGCCGGCGTGGCGGCTGAACCTCGTCCTGTTCCTCGCGACGGTCGCGAGCGTGTTCGTTACGGGAGTAGTGTCGTTTCCGTCGAAGCCGGATGATCCGATGATCACGCGCGCGGCGCTGCTCCACGGCGCGCAGTTCGTCGGGACGGTGATGACGATCCTCGTCGCGCACGAGCTCGGGCACTACGTGACCGCGCGCATCCACAAGGTCGACGCGTCGCTGCCGTTCTTCATCCCGCTGCCGCTCCTCTCGCCGTTCGGGACGATGGGCGCGGTCATCCGCATGCGCGGCGTCATCCCGACGCGCCGCGCGCTCCTCGACATCGGCGCGTCTGGCCCGCTCGCGGGCATGGCCTTCGCGATCCCGCTCTACCTCTACGGCGTCGCGCACTCCGAGGTCGTCCCCGCGAACGGCGAAGGGATGGTGGAGCTCGGCGAGTCGGTGATGGTCCGCTTCCTGGATCATTTCTTCGCGCCGCCGGTGCCGGAAGGGATGACCGTCGTCTATTCGCCGATCGCCTTCGGCGCGTGGGGCGGGATGTTCGTGACGATGATCAACCTGCTGCCGGTGGGACAGCTCGACGGCGGCCACGTCGCGTACGCGCTCTTCGGACCGAAGCAGGACCGCTACGCGATCACGGTCCATCGCGCGATGCTCGTGTTCTTCGGCGTCATCGTCGCGGGGCACGTGATGCGCGACGTGCAGGCCGGCCGCGCGCTCACGGTGCCGCTCTTGAGCCAGCACGTCGCGAACGCGCTCTTCTGGCTCGTCTGGTTCCAGGTCCTCGGGATCTTGGGTACGCTCGCGCGCCCGCGACGTCCCGAGCCGGAGCCGCAAGGTGACGAAGGCGGAGGCGCCCTTGGTCTCCTCACCGTGCGCACGCGCATCTTCGCGACGCTCGGCCTCGTCACCCTCGCGAGCATCGGACGGCAGCAGCCTTCGCTCCTCCTCCTCGGCGGCTTCGTCGCGGGCCTCGGCATCCTCATCGCGATGGAGGTGAAGGGCGGCGTGCTCCGCCCGCACGACCTCCTCGTGCACCCGCCGACCGGGCCGGAGGGCCTCGACCTCCCGCGCAAGATCGTCGCGATCGTCAGCCTCGTGCTCTTCGCGCTCCTCTTCATGCCGGAGCCGTTCAGCCTCTAA